Part of the Kitasatospora sp. NBC_01266 genome, CGCCGAAGTCGAGAAGAAGGCTGACGAGTTGGTCCGCGCTGCGGAAGCCCTGTACCTCGACGGGACCGCGTACCGGGGCGAGAACCCCAAGAGCAGGACCTCCGACGTTCCGGGCGGCATGTTCGAGTACCTGACCGTCGTACGACATGAGCAGATCTACATCGTCCAGGTCACGTACCTGTAGGCCGTCAACAGGATGCCCGTGGAGGTAGACGGCCGTGACTCTGCCGACGGACTGCAGTTCACAACCACGGACTTTCCCGAAGCGGCTGAGATGGCTCGCAATATCCTCGCGGAGCCGGACAGCGAGATCGGTCGGCGGGAGTCTGTGCTGGACGATTCACCTCTGATGCCTCCACGCAGAGCATGCGAAGCTACCTGGGTAGCGTCGACCAGTTGAGTATGGCTGCATTGTCCGACTCCTGACGGGTCGCCACGAAGAGCGGCCGGAGAGACGGCCAGGCGTGAGCGGATCTGCGTCGTCCAGGTCGCGTGTTTCGGGGCCGTGCGTCCTCGTGGTGATCGGGGACCGTCCTGCGATACTGCCCGCATGGTGAACCGCCTGGCCAATGCCACGTCCCCGTATCTGCTCCAGCACGCCGACAACCCCGTCGACTGGCAGCCCTGGGGCCCCGAGGCCTTCGCCGAGGCCGAGCGGCGCGGGGTGCCGGTGCTGCTCTCCGTCGGCTACGCGGCGTGTCACTGGTGCCACGTCATGGCGCACGAGTCCTTCGAGGACGCGGCGCTCGCCCAGTACCTCAACGGGGAGTTCGTCGCGGTGAAGGTGGACCGCGAGGAGCGGCCGGATGTGGACGCGGTCTACATGGAGGCGGTGCAGGCGGCGACCGGGCAGGGTGGGTGGCCGATGACGGTGTTCCTGACGCCGGACAAGGAGCCGTTCTACTTCGGGACGTACTTCCCGCCCGAGCCGCGGCACGGGATGCCGTCCTTCCGGCAGGTGCTGGAGGGGGTGGCGGCGGCCTGGCGGGAGCGGCCCGAGGAGGTCGCGGAGGTCGCGGGGCGGATCCGGGCGGAGTTGGCGCAGCGGGCCGGGGTGTACGGGGCGGGGGGTGGCAATCCGCCCGGGGAGGCGGAGTTGCACCAGGCGCTGACCGGGCTCAGCCGCAGCTTCGATCCGGTGCGCGGCGGGTTCGGCGGGGCGCCGAAGTTCCCGCCGTCCATGGCGCTGGAGTTCCTGCTGCGACACCACGCGCGGACCGGGTCCGAGGTGGCGCTGGAGCTGGTGGAGCGGACGGCCGAGGCGATGGCGCGCGGCGGGCTCTACGACCAGTTGGGCGGCGGGTTCGCGCGGTACTCGGTGGACGCGGGCTGGGTGGTGCCGCACTTCGAGAAGATGCTCTATGACAACGCGCTGCTGATCCGGGTCTACCTGCACCTGTGGCGGGCCACCGGGGATGAGCGGGCGCGCCGGGTGGCGCTGGAGACGGCGGACTTCCTGGTGCGCGAACTGGGCACGGCCGAGGGCGGGTTCGCCTCCGCGCTGGACGCCGACAGCCAGGATGAGCGGGGCGCGCACCGCGAGGGGGCGTACTACGTGTGGACGCCCGCGCAGCTGGCCGGGGCGCTGGGGGAGCGGGACGGGGCGCTGGCCGCCGAGCTGTTCGGCGTGACGGCGGAGGGCACCTTCGAGGAGGGCGCCTCGGTGCTGCAACTGCTCCGGGATCCCGAGGACGACGCCGCGTACCACCGGGTGCGGGCCGCGCTGCTGGCGGCGCGGGCGCAGCGGCCGGCGCCGGCGCGGGACGACAAGGTGGTGGCCGCCTGGAACGGGTTGGCGATCGCCGCGCTCGCCGAGACCGGGGCGCTGCTGGACCGCCCCGACCTGGTGGCGGCCGCCGAGCGGGCCGCCGACCTGCTG contains:
- a CDS encoding thioredoxin domain-containing protein, producing MVNRLANATSPYLLQHADNPVDWQPWGPEAFAEAERRGVPVLLSVGYAACHWCHVMAHESFEDAALAQYLNGEFVAVKVDREERPDVDAVYMEAVQAATGQGGWPMTVFLTPDKEPFYFGTYFPPEPRHGMPSFRQVLEGVAAAWRERPEEVAEVAGRIRAELAQRAGVYGAGGGNPPGEAELHQALTGLSRSFDPVRGGFGGAPKFPPSMALEFLLRHHARTGSEVALELVERTAEAMARGGLYDQLGGGFARYSVDAGWVVPHFEKMLYDNALLIRVYLHLWRATGDERARRVALETADFLVRELGTAEGGFASALDADSQDERGAHREGAYYVWTPAQLAGALGERDGALAAELFGVTAEGTFEEGASVLQLLRDPEDDAAYHRVRAALLAARAQRPAPARDDKVVAAWNGLAIAALAETGALLDRPDLVAAAERAADLLLSVHLTAPGRLLRTSRDGRPGANAGVLEDYADVAEGFLALYAVTGEAEWLGLAGGLLDTVLGHFTDEASGSLYDTADDAEELIRRPQDPTDNATPSGWTAAAQALLSYAAYTGSERHRTAAERALGVVGALAGQAPRFIGWGLAAGEALLDGPREVAVVGPAGDPRTAALHRAALLATAPGAVVAVGEPGAGAEVPLLAHRPLLDGAPAAYVCRHFACQVPTADPAVLGEQLGVRAG